Proteins encoded by one window of Ictidomys tridecemlineatus isolate mIctTri1 chromosome 7, mIctTri1.hap1, whole genome shotgun sequence:
- the Stradb gene encoding STE20-related kinase adapter protein beta isoform X2 → MSLLDCFCTSRTRVESLRPEKQSESSIHQYLVNEPTVSWSPPSARAHEVICSTNVSHYELQVEIGRGFDNFTSVHLARHTPTGTLVTIKITNLENCTEERLKALQKAVILSHFFRHPNITTYWTVFTVGSWLWVISPFMAYGSASQLLRTYFPEGMSEALIRNILFGAVRGLNYLHQNGCIHRSFKASHILISGDGLVTLSGLSHLHSLVKHGQRHRAVFDFPQFSTSVQPWLSPELLRQDLHGYNVKSDIYSIGITACELASGQVPFQDMQRTQMLLQKLKGPPYSPLDISIFPQSDSRMKNSRSGIDSGIGESVLVSSGTHTVNSDRLHTPSSKTFSPAFFSLVQLCLQQDPEKRPSASSLLSHVFFKQIISQKHF, encoded by the exons gtcAATGAGCCAACTGTTTCCTGGTCGCCTCCATCTGCTAGAGCCCATGAAGTGATATGTTCCACCAATGTTTCTCACTATGAACTACAAGTAGAAATAG GAAGAGGATTTGATAATTTTACTTCTGTCCATCTCGCACGGCATACTCCTACAGGAACACTGGTGactataaaaattacaaatctggAAAACTGCACTGAAGAACGCCTAAAAGCTTTGCAG AAAGCAGTGATTCTATCCCACTTTTTCCGGCACCCCAATATTACAACTTATTGGACAGTTTTCACTGTGGGCAGCTGGCTTTGGGTTATTTCTCCATTTATGGCTTATG GTTCAGCAAGTCAGCTCTTGAGGACCTACTTTCCTGAAGGAATGAGCGAAGCTTTAATAAGAAACATTCTCTTTGGAGCAGTGCGTGGGTTGAACTATCTGCACCAAAATGGCTGTATTCATAG GAGTTTTAAAGCCAGCCACATCCTCATTTCTGGTGATGGCCTAGTGACCCTCTCTGGCCTGTCCCACCTGCATAGTTTGGTTAAGCACGGACAGAGGCATAGGGCTGTGTTTGATTTCCCACAGTTCAGCACATCAGTGCAGCCGTGGCTGAGCCCAGAACTACTGAGACAG GATTTACATGGATATAATGTGAAGTCAGATATTTACAGTATTGGGATAACAGCATGTGAATTAGCCAGTGGGCAAGTACCTTTCCAGGACATGCAGAGAACTCAG aTGCTGTTACAGAAACTGAAAGGTCCTCCATATAGCCCACTGGATATCAGTATTTTCCCACAATCAGACTCTAGAATGAAGAATTCCCGGTCAGGCATAGACTCTGGAATTGGAGAGAGTGTACTTGTCTCCAGCGGAACTCACACAGTCAATAGTGACCGACTGCACACGCCATCCTCAAAAACCTTCTCTCCTGCCTTCTTTAGTTTGGTACAGCTTTGTTTGCAGCAAGATCCTGAGAAAAG gccATCAGCAAGCAGCTTATTGTCCCATGTATTCTTCAAACAG attatCAGTCAAAAGCATTTTTAG
- the Stradb gene encoding STE20-related kinase adapter protein beta isoform X3 — translation MSLLDCFCTSRTRVESLRPEKQSESSIHQYLVNEPTVSWSPPSARAHEVICSTNVSHYELQVEIGRGFDNFTSVHLARHTPTGTLVTIKITNLENCTEERLKALQKAVILSHFFRHPNITTYWTVFTVGSWLWVISPFMAYGSASQLLRTYFPEGMSEALIRNILFGAVRGLNYLHQNGCIHRSFKASHILISGDGLVTLSGLSHLHSLVKHGQRHRAVFDFPQFSTSVQPWLSPELLRQDLHGYNVKSDIYSIGITACELASGQVPFQDMQRTQMLLQKLKGPPYSPLDISIFPQSDSRMKNSRSGIDSGIGESVLVSSGTHTVNSDRLHTPSSKTFSPAFFSLVQLCLQQDPEKRPSASSLLSHVFFKQPYFGFP, via the exons gtcAATGAGCCAACTGTTTCCTGGTCGCCTCCATCTGCTAGAGCCCATGAAGTGATATGTTCCACCAATGTTTCTCACTATGAACTACAAGTAGAAATAG GAAGAGGATTTGATAATTTTACTTCTGTCCATCTCGCACGGCATACTCCTACAGGAACACTGGTGactataaaaattacaaatctggAAAACTGCACTGAAGAACGCCTAAAAGCTTTGCAG AAAGCAGTGATTCTATCCCACTTTTTCCGGCACCCCAATATTACAACTTATTGGACAGTTTTCACTGTGGGCAGCTGGCTTTGGGTTATTTCTCCATTTATGGCTTATG GTTCAGCAAGTCAGCTCTTGAGGACCTACTTTCCTGAAGGAATGAGCGAAGCTTTAATAAGAAACATTCTCTTTGGAGCAGTGCGTGGGTTGAACTATCTGCACCAAAATGGCTGTATTCATAG GAGTTTTAAAGCCAGCCACATCCTCATTTCTGGTGATGGCCTAGTGACCCTCTCTGGCCTGTCCCACCTGCATAGTTTGGTTAAGCACGGACAGAGGCATAGGGCTGTGTTTGATTTCCCACAGTTCAGCACATCAGTGCAGCCGTGGCTGAGCCCAGAACTACTGAGACAG GATTTACATGGATATAATGTGAAGTCAGATATTTACAGTATTGGGATAACAGCATGTGAATTAGCCAGTGGGCAAGTACCTTTCCAGGACATGCAGAGAACTCAG aTGCTGTTACAGAAACTGAAAGGTCCTCCATATAGCCCACTGGATATCAGTATTTTCCCACAATCAGACTCTAGAATGAAGAATTCCCGGTCAGGCATAGACTCTGGAATTGGAGAGAGTGTACTTGTCTCCAGCGGAACTCACACAGTCAATAGTGACCGACTGCACACGCCATCCTCAAAAACCTTCTCTCCTGCCTTCTTTAGTTTGGTACAGCTTTGTTTGCAGCAAGATCCTGAGAAAAG gccATCAGCAAGCAGCTTATTGTCCCATGTATTCTTCAAACAG ccctattttggatttccttaa
- the Stradb gene encoding STE20-related kinase adapter protein beta isoform X1 yields MSLLDCFCTSRTRVESLRPEKQSESSIHQYLVNEPTVSWSPPSARAHEVICSTNVSHYELQVEIGRGFDNFTSVHLARHTPTGTLVTIKITNLENCTEERLKALQKAVILSHFFRHPNITTYWTVFTVGSWLWVISPFMAYGSASQLLRTYFPEGMSEALIRNILFGAVRGLNYLHQNGCIHRSFKASHILISGDGLVTLSGLSHLHSLVKHGQRHRAVFDFPQFSTSVQPWLSPELLRQDLHGYNVKSDIYSIGITACELASGQVPFQDMQRTQMLLQKLKGPPYSPLDISIFPQSDSRMKNSRSGIDSGIGESVLVSSGTHTVNSDRLHTPSSKTFSPAFFSLVQLCLQQDPEKRPSASSLLSHVFFKQMKEESQDSILSLLPPAYNKPSETVPPVLPWTEPECDFPNEKELYWEF; encoded by the exons gtcAATGAGCCAACTGTTTCCTGGTCGCCTCCATCTGCTAGAGCCCATGAAGTGATATGTTCCACCAATGTTTCTCACTATGAACTACAAGTAGAAATAG GAAGAGGATTTGATAATTTTACTTCTGTCCATCTCGCACGGCATACTCCTACAGGAACACTGGTGactataaaaattacaaatctggAAAACTGCACTGAAGAACGCCTAAAAGCTTTGCAG AAAGCAGTGATTCTATCCCACTTTTTCCGGCACCCCAATATTACAACTTATTGGACAGTTTTCACTGTGGGCAGCTGGCTTTGGGTTATTTCTCCATTTATGGCTTATG GTTCAGCAAGTCAGCTCTTGAGGACCTACTTTCCTGAAGGAATGAGCGAAGCTTTAATAAGAAACATTCTCTTTGGAGCAGTGCGTGGGTTGAACTATCTGCACCAAAATGGCTGTATTCATAG GAGTTTTAAAGCCAGCCACATCCTCATTTCTGGTGATGGCCTAGTGACCCTCTCTGGCCTGTCCCACCTGCATAGTTTGGTTAAGCACGGACAGAGGCATAGGGCTGTGTTTGATTTCCCACAGTTCAGCACATCAGTGCAGCCGTGGCTGAGCCCAGAACTACTGAGACAG GATTTACATGGATATAATGTGAAGTCAGATATTTACAGTATTGGGATAACAGCATGTGAATTAGCCAGTGGGCAAGTACCTTTCCAGGACATGCAGAGAACTCAG aTGCTGTTACAGAAACTGAAAGGTCCTCCATATAGCCCACTGGATATCAGTATTTTCCCACAATCAGACTCTAGAATGAAGAATTCCCGGTCAGGCATAGACTCTGGAATTGGAGAGAGTGTACTTGTCTCCAGCGGAACTCACACAGTCAATAGTGACCGACTGCACACGCCATCCTCAAAAACCTTCTCTCCTGCCTTCTTTAGTTTGGTACAGCTTTGTTTGCAGCAAGATCCTGAGAAAAG gccATCAGCAAGCAGCTTATTGTCCCATGTATTCTTCAAACAG ATGAAAGAAGAAAGCCAGGATTCAATACTCTCACTACTGCCTCCTGCTTATAATAAGCCATCAGAAACAGTACCTCCTGTGTTGCCTTGGACTGAGCCAGAATGTGATTTTCCTAACGAAAAAGAATTGTACTGGGAATTTTAG